The Haloferax volcanii DS2 DNA segment CCCGACGCCGACCGCACCGACGACCGCGGCCGCAACCGCGACGGCGACCGCGACTGGTAGCCGGGCGGCTCTGACTCGGTTTCGACTTCGAGTCGTCGCGGCCTCGACTCGACTCCGGCCTCAGACCACGTCGCCGCGGACCGACGTGCCGGTCTGTTCGGCCCGATAGGCCCGCATCGCCTCGACTGCCGTCTCGGCATCGTCGTCCTCCAGTCCGAGCATCTCCAGCGCGCCCGAGAGCGTCGGGAAGGCGAACTCGCCGTTTCGGAGCTTCGACATCGCGTCCGACGAGCGCTGGCCGTCGGCGTAGAGACAGACGCCGCGGGGGTCGAGAATCTGCTCGTAGGCCTCGCGTTCGACCGCGCCTTTCAGCCGCTGGGTGACGTTGTCCTCGAAGGAGGCGTTGCACACTTCGAGGTGGACCGGTTCTTCGTCGGGGAGCAGGTGGGCGGCGAGACACTTCTCGGGGGCCGCGTAGCCGTTCGCGTTGGCTCGCAGCAGGTCGGGGTGTTCGCGCGCCCACTCGGCGCGGACGCTCTTGCCGACGCCCTTCACGCCGTGGGACCGCTCGAACGATTCGGCCGCGTCGGGGTCGCCGCGGAGGAGGATGTCTTTCGTCACGTACACGTCGAGTCGGTCGAGGGGGTCGAGACCGAGCGCCACGTCGCCGTAGACCCACACCTCGCGGACCGGGACGGGGAGCGTCTCGGACTCGACGGCGTCGACGACGGCGTCGACGCGGTCGAGGGCGGCGTCTCTGTCCATCGACTGTCCGTGGGGTTCGGAGGGTCAAACCGGTTGCGACCGAGCGTGACCGAGTGCGGTCGAGCCGCCGGGCGCGCGAGCGACGCCGCGGTCGCCCCGAGGCGAAACCCGTATCCCTCCTGCCGGGCAACCGACCGGCAATGGAGTGCGACAAGTGCGGCCGCGACGCGGTGATGCACGCGGCCTACTCCGGGGCCCACCTCTGCGACGACCACTTCTGCGCCTCGGTCGAGAAACGCGTGCGCCGCCGCATCCGCGAGGACAACATGCTCCCACGAGACGCCAGTCCCGAGAACCCACAGACGTGGGTTATCGGGCTGTCCGGCGGCAAAGACAGCGTCGTCCTCACACACATCCTCGACGACACGTTCGGGCGCGACCCGCGCATCGAACTCGTCGCCCTCACCATCCACGAGGGCATCGAGGGCTACCGCGACAAGTCCGTCGACGCCTGCGTCGAACTCGCGGAGGACCTCGACATCCACCACGAACTGGTCACTTACGAGGACGAGTTCGGCGTCCAGATGGACGACGTGGTCGAGAAGGACCCCGAGAACATGGCCGCCTGCGCCTACTGCGGGGTGTTCCGCCGCGACCTGCTCGAACGCTTCGCCGACGAGCTCGGCGCGGACAAACTGCTCACGGGGCACAACCTCGACGACGAGGCGCAGACGGCGCTCATGAACTTCTTCGAGGGCGACCTCAAGCAGGTCGCAAAGCATTTCGACGCCAGCATCGGCGACTTCGAGAAGCGACGCGACGCCGGCGAGTTCATCCCGCGGGCCAAGCCGCTGCGCGACGTGCCCGAAAAGGAAGTCGCGCTCTACGCCCACCTGAAGGACCTCCCGGCGCACATCACCGAGTGCCCCCACTCCTCGGAGGCCTACCGCGGCGAGATTCAGCAGTTGTTGTTGAAACTCGAAGAGAACCACCCCGGCACCCGACATTCCATCATGGCGGGCTACGAGGAGTTGGCCGAACTGACCGCCCGCGAGTACCGCGGCGAGGGTCGCGTCGACCTCAACGACTGCGAGCGCTGCGGGTCGAAAACCGCCGGCGACGTCTGTCGGAAGTGCCGACTCATCGAGTCGATAGAAGCGGTCTGAGCGGCTACGGAACGATACGAAACTCGTTTTCTGACGCGTCTTACGGGTCAGACAGAACCGGGTGCGGTCGCGTCGACCGAATCGGCGGCGACGCTCGCGGTCGAAGAAATCCACGTCAGCGAAAAAGAACCCACGAAACCCGACGGGCGCGGCGGCGTCCGCGCGGGTCGGACAGGGCGTTACCGGATGACGTCGAGACCGTTGTTCTTCTCGACTTCGTCGCGGCCGCCGTCGGACCACGTGCCGCTCTGGGCCGTCTGGGCTCGCTCCGAGCTATCGAACTCCGAACCCGAGTGCTGCTGTTGTGACTCTCGGGACTGGATGCTCTGACGCGACTTGTCGGCCTGCTTCTGGGTTGAGGGGCCGAGCACCTGCGCGGACTGGACGCCCGTCATGATGGCCATGACGCGGACTTTCCCCTTGTACTCGTCCTGGATGCGAGCGCCCCAGATGACGTTCGCGGCGGCTTCCAGCCGTTCGGTGATGTTGCTCGCGATTCCCTCGGCCTCCTTCAGCGTGAGGTCGGGGCCGCCCGTGATGTGGACGAGGCCACCGGACGCACCGCGGTAGTCCACGTCCAAAAGCGGGTGGTTCATCGCGTCGTTGACCACCTCTTGGGTCTTGTTTTTGTCTTGGGTCTCGCCGACGAGCATCACCGCGACGCCGCCCTGATTCATGATGGTCGACATGTCGGCGTAGTCGAGGTTGATGAGGGACGGCTGCGTGATGGTCTCCGAGATGCCCTTGACGGTCTCGGCGATAATCTGGTCCATGACCGAGAACGCCTTGCCGATGGGCAGGTTCGGGACGTAATCGAGGAGGCGGTTGTTGTCCAGCACGATGATGGAGTCGGCCTCGTTGCGGAGGTTTTCGAGTCCCTCCTCGGCCTTGACCGTGCGGGCGCGCTCGACGTTGAACGGGGTCGAGACCATGCCCACGACGATTGCGCCCTGCTCCTTTGCGATCTTCGCGACGACGGGGGCCGCACCGGTCCCGGTGCCACCGCCCATCCCCGCGGTGACGAACACGAGGTCGGCGTCGCCGAGCACGTCTTTGATCGTGCCCTGTGCCATCTCGGTCGCGCGCTCACCCATCGACGGGTCACCACCGGCGCCGAGACCCTGCGTCAGGGACTTCCCGACGAGGATTTTCGTGTCCGCTTCGATCATCTTCAGGTGCTGCTTGTCGGTGTTGATGGCGACCGTGTCGGCCCCCTCGACACCGATGTTGTACAGGCGGTTGATGGTGTTGTTGCCAGCACCACCGGCACCGACGATGACGATTCGCGGGTCACCGAACTGGTCGTCGCTGTCTTCGAGCGACGACTGCGTCTGACGCTCGGCCTCGTCCCGTTCCATCGCCTCGCGAACGATATCCTGCATAGTTACACCTTTGCCCAGCCGCGCTTGCTGGTAGATTCGCGCTGTCGCTTGTCGGTCACCTGTTCATTGAGCATATCGCGAACGGCGGAACGGATGGCTTCGGATCGGTTCGGGAACTCTCCCGTCTCGACCATCCGCTCGACCTCCTCGATTTGCTGCTTCGGAATTCGTAGTGTCACACGCTCCATGTTTACATTCCCCCGGTAAGACGGCGCGCCGCACTCGTGTGCGAGTGTCTTACACCCGAAAACCGACGGACGACGCCGGGATACGGGCCGCCGTCGGGTAGCTGTAAGACAACCGTCTTACGCGATAATCACCACAGAGGGATAGAATATAAATGTAACGGCGGTTGTAAGACAGAGGCTGAATATCCCGTATAGGGGGCTTTAATCGCCGGTTATGCTTGTTCCAGAACGTCGGCCGCGGGCGTCCGACGGCCGCAGTCGGGGCAGAACGCCCAGTCCGAGCGGAGTTCGTCGCCGCACTCGCAGAACACGCGGTGGGACGTCTTTTCACCGCAGTTCGGGCAGTAAACATGGTCTGGACCCACGGATTCGCCACATTGGCCACAGGTCATGTCGGGGTCGTCCGCGTCGCCGGACTCCAGTTCGTCCCGTGTCTTACGAACCGTACTCGGGGTCGATTCGGTGTCGACACCCGCGTTTACGCGAGATTCGCCGTTCGAACCATCGACGTTGATGTTGACGTTCAGGTCGGAGGGCGTCGGACGCTCGGACTCGCGGGCCGCCGCGGCTTCCTCGACGAGCGCCGGGAGCCGTTCGTCCAGTCGCTCGTCGACGAGTTCCTCGACCCGCGCGGAGAGCGCGCCGTCGAGACCGGCGGTGTCGTCCGCGCCGTCGTCACGTTCCAGTTCGTCGAGGTACTGGCGGAGGGCCTCGCGCATCACCTCGCTTTTCGAGGTGTCGAGGCGGTCCAAGCGCTCGACGAGGGCGTCGTCGGCGCGGAACGTGATTTTACTCATTACTCCGGGATTATCTCGGCGGTATATCAATGTTCGTACCTGTCTGACACACAGCACACGCGGCAGCGAGAATGATAATGGTTAAACGCGTCGACCAGATATGAATCGGTGACCGCTCTTAGCTCAGCCTGGCAGAGCAGCCGACTGTAGATCGGCTTGTCCCCCGTTCAAATCGGGGAGAGCGGATTTTGCTTGCAAAATCCGGTCGAGCCGGTTTGAGCAGGTCAGTCGCAGCGCGTGAACGAAGTGAACGCGTCGTCTGACTGAGTTCAAATCGGGGAGAGCGGACTGAACTTCAACACCCGCGAGCGCAGCGGGCGGTGTTGAATGTGAAGGACTTCTCGACCCGATTTGAGCAACGAGCAACGCAACGCGTTGCGAGTGAGTTCAAATCGGGGAACGACCCTCGTTGATTCCCGTAGTGTCCCCCGTTCCGTCACCTCAGACCCTCACGAACAATCGGAGTATATCTCGCCGCGACCCCGTAATTTACCCCCGTCTGTTCGGAAGCAAACGGCATGGATTCTCGACCGCTCGGCACGACCGGATTCGACGTTTCCGAAATCGCGCTGGGGACGTGGCAGCTCGGCGGCAGTTGGGGCTCGGTGACCAACGACGAGGCGTACGACGCCATCGAGGCGGCGCTCGACGCGGGCATCGACTTCCTCGACACCGCGGACGTGTACGGCGACGGCGACAGCGAGCGCCGCATCGGCGACGTGCTCGCGGACCGCGACGACGACGTCACCGTCGCCACCAAGGCGGGGCGGCGGCTCGACCCCCACGAGGCCGACGGCTACAACCGCGAGAACCTCGAACGGTTCGTGTACCGGAGCCGGGACAACCTCGGCGTCGACTCGCTCGACCTCGTCCAACTTCACTGCCCGCCGCGAGAGGTGTACTACCAGCCCGAGGTGTTCGATGCCCTGTCGGAGCTCCGCGACGCCGGGAAAATCGACCACTACGGCGTGAGCGTCGAGAAGGTCGAAGAGGGGCTCAAGGCCATCGAGTACGACGGCGTGGAGACGGTCCAGATTATCTTCAATCCGCTTCGACAGCGACCCGCGGAACTGTTCTTCCGGGAGGCGGCGCGCCGGAACGTCGGCGTCATCGTTCGCGTCCCGCTCGCGTCGGGGCTGCTCACCGGCGCGCTCTCCGCAGACGCAGAGTTTGCCGAGAACGACCACCGGAACTTCAACCGACACGGCGAGGCGTTCGACGTGGGCGAGACGTTCGCCGGAATCCCGTTCGAAGACGGTCTCGAAGCCGCGGATTCGATACAGGAGGTCGTCCCCGAGGGCGTCTCGCTCGCGCAGTTCACGCTCCGCTGGATTCTCTCGTTCGACGCCGTGAGCACCGTCATTCCCGGGTCGAAGACGCCGGAACACATCCGCGACAACGTCGCCGCGGCGTCGCTCCCACCGCTGTCAGCAGACCAGTTCGAGCGCGTCGAAGAAGTGTACAACGCGTACGCGCGAGAGCACGTCCACCATCGGTGGTGACCTGAGACCGCGGCCGAACCCCCCGCTTCGCTATATTCAAGTACAGTTTCGCCAATGAAATTCTAGTGGCAGTCACGTTCGACCTCTTCGGCACGCTCGTCGACGCCGAGTACCCGTCAGACCCCGGTTCGGCGGTCGCGGACGCGCTCCGCGAGTACGGCGTCGCCGTCCCCGACGACTGGGACGACGCCTACCGCGAGGTTCACATCGACGCGCCCGAGGGCGCGGAGGTCCCGCTTCCGGCGCACGTCGCCGCAGCCCTCCGGTCTCGGGGCGTCGACTCGCCGGACAACGCCGCTCGTCGCGCGGTCATCACGGCGTTCGACCCCGAGGTGACGACCCGTCCCGGCGCGGTCGACGCGGTCGCGGCTGCCCGCGAGGCCGGCGCGGTCGGCCTCCTCTCGAACTGTTCGGTCCCCGAACTCGTCGCGCGGACGCTCATCCGGTCGGACCTCGACCGGCGCGGCTTCGACGACATCACGACGAGCGTCGCCTGCGGCTGGCGGAAACCCCACCGGCAGGCGTTCGAGGCGGCGGCCCGCGGCCTCGGCGTCGACGCGGCCGAGTTGCTCCACGTCGGCGACGACCCGGACGCAGACGGCGGTATCGAGGCGGTCGGCGGCCGGTTCGTGAATCTCCGGGAGACGACGCTCGAATCGGTCGCGGCGAGGCTGCGAGCCGGGGAGGACCCGTGCCCGTGACCGCCGCGGCCGCCGTCGTCGCCGCCGCGGCGCTGGACCGAGGGTTCGCCGAACCGCCGGCGCGCGTCCACCCGGTCGCGTTGCTCGGCCGACTCGTCTCGCCCGTCGACCGCGAGTGGTCCCGTCCGACGCTCGTCGGCGCGGTCGCGGCCGTCGCGCTTCCGGCGCTCGCCGCGGGCGTCACCGCGGCTGTGACGTGGGCCGCGACGCTCGTCTCGCCGTGGCTCGGCGCGGCCGTCGCGGCGCTCGCGCTGTTTTCGACCACGAGCCTCCGGATGCTCCTCGACGCGGCCGCGGCGGTCGTCTCGGCTACGGCGGACGAATCCGACCTCGATACCGCCCGGTACGAACTCCGGGCGCTGGCCGGGCGCGACCCGTCGTCGCTGTCGGCGGCCGATATCCGGAGCGCCGCCGTCGAGAGCGCCGCCGAGAACCTCGCCGACGGCCTCGTCGCCCCGTTGCTCGCGTTTATGCTCTTCGCGGCCGTCTCGCTCCCGCTCGCGGTCGGCGCGGCCGCGTGGGTGAAGGGCGTCAACACGCTCGACTCGATGCTCGGCTACCGACACAAGCCGGTCGGTCGCGTTCCGGCCCGCCTCGACGACGCGGTGATGTGGCTCCCGGCGCGCGTCTCGGCCGTCTTACTGGCCGTCGTCGCCGGCGCGCCGGCCACGGTGGCCCGGGTCGGCGAGCTGGCGCGCCGCCCGTCGTCGCCCAACTCGGGGTGGCCGATGGCGACCCTCGCGGTCCTGCTGGAAACGCGACTCGAAAAGCCCGGCCACTACCTGCTCGACGGGGGTCCCGAGGCACCCGACGCGGCGACGGCCGCGCGGGGCGTCCGACTCGTCTCGCGGGCGGGCCTCGCCGCGTTCGCCGTCGCGGGGGTGGTCGCGTGGTTCTGACCGCGCTCCGCGGCGCGCTCGGCTTCCTCACCCGCCTCCCCGTCGGCGGCGACGAGTCGAATTGGGACGCCTTCAGGCGCGCGCCCGTGGCGTTTCCGCTCGTCGGCTACGTCGTCGGCGCACTCGCCGCGCTCCCGCTGTTGCTCCCGCTGCCGATTCCGACCGCGGCCGCGCTGTACCTCGTGACGCTGTATCTCGTGACGGGCGTCACCCACGCCGACGGCCTCGCGGACCTCGGCGACGCCGCGGTCGTCCACGGCGACGCCGACCGCCGGCTGTCGGTCCTGAAGGATTCGCAGACGGGCGTCGGCGGCCTGCTCGCGTTCGGGCTGACGCTCGTCGTCCTCGCGCTCGGCGCGTTCGGCCTCGCCGGTGCGGGCGGTCGCGTCGGCCTCACGGCCGCCGTCGCAATCGCGCTCGCCGCCGAGGTCGGCGCGAAAGCCGGCATGGCGACGCTGGTCTGTCTCGGCGCGCCCGCCCACGAGGGACTCGGCTCGGCGCTCGTCGGCGAGAACAGTTCCGCCGGACTTCTCGCCGTCGCCGTGGCCTGTCTCCCGGTCGTCGCGCTCGCGCCGGTCACGGGCGGCCCCGCCGTCGTCGCGGCGCTCTGCTGCGGGCCGGTCGTCGCGCTGCTCGTTCGCTCGTGGGGCCGCGCCCGCCTCGGCGGCGTCTCGGGCGACCTGCTGGGCGCGACGAACGAACTGGCCCGCGCCGCGGCCGTCCACGCGGGGGTGGTGACGTGGACGCTCTCGTGATGTGCGGCGGCCGCGGCACCCGCCTCGACGCGCCGGTCGAAAAGCCGCTCGTGGACATCTGCGGGCGGCCCATGCTCGACCGAGTCGCGGCGGCGCTCCGCGATTCGAGCGTCGAGACCGTCCGCGCGGTCACCTCGCCGCACACGCCGAACACCCGCGACCGCGCCGCCGATCTCGGTCTCGACCCCATCGAGGCCCCCGGCGACGGCTACGTCTCCGACCTCGGATTCGCGCTGGCCCGCGTCTCCCGGCCGGTCGTCACCGTCGTTTCCGACCTCCCGCTCGTGGCCCCCGAACACGTCGACGCGGTCGTTTCGGCCGCGGACGGCGGGGCCGCCACCGCGTGCGTCCCCGTCGAACTGAAGCGCGACCTCGGAGCCAGCGTCGACGACGCGCTCGTCTTCGACCACGAGGGGACCGCCGTCTGCCCGACCGGGCTGGGCGTCGTCGGCCCCGCGGCCGCGGACGCGACAATTGATACCGACGCAGACACCGACACGCACTCGACCATGTACCTCTCCACAGACACCCGACTGGCACTCAACGTGAACCGCCCGACAGACATCGAACTCGCGGAGGACCGATGCGAGTAGTCCTCGTCGCCGGCACGACCGAGACGGCGAAGATACCCGGCATCAGCGCCGCCGGCGCGGAGCCGTCGCTCGTCGGCCACACGCCGAGCGCGGACGCC contains these protein-coding regions:
- a CDS encoding DUF7095 family protein, with amino-acid sequence MDRDAALDRVDAVVDAVESETLPVPVREVWVYGDVALGLDPLDRLDVYVTKDILLRGDPDAAESFERSHGVKGVGKSVRAEWAREHPDLLRANANGYAAPEKCLAAHLLPDEEPVHLEVCNASFEDNVTQRLKGAVEREAYEQILDPRGVCLYADGQRSSDAMSKLRNGEFAFPTLSGALEMLGLEDDDAETAVEAMRAYRAEQTGTSVRGDVV
- the ncsA gene encoding tRNA 2-thiolation protein NcsA — encoded protein: MECDKCGRDAVMHAAYSGAHLCDDHFCASVEKRVRRRIREDNMLPRDASPENPQTWVIGLSGGKDSVVLTHILDDTFGRDPRIELVALTIHEGIEGYRDKSVDACVELAEDLDIHHELVTYEDEFGVQMDDVVEKDPENMAACAYCGVFRRDLLERFADELGADKLLTGHNLDDEAQTALMNFFEGDLKQVAKHFDASIGDFEKRRDAGEFIPRAKPLRDVPEKEVALYAHLKDLPAHITECPHSSEAYRGEIQQLLLKLEENHPGTRHSIMAGYEELAELTAREYRGEGRVDLNDCERCGSKTAGDVCRKCRLIESIEAV
- the ftsZ gene encoding cell division protein FtsZ codes for the protein MQDIVREAMERDEAERQTQSSLEDSDDQFGDPRIVIVGAGGAGNNTINRLYNIGVEGADTVAINTDKQHLKMIEADTKILVGKSLTQGLGAGGDPSMGERATEMAQGTIKDVLGDADLVFVTAGMGGGTGTGAAPVVAKIAKEQGAIVVGMVSTPFNVERARTVKAEEGLENLRNEADSIIVLDNNRLLDYVPNLPIGKAFSVMDQIIAETVKGISETITQPSLINLDYADMSTIMNQGGVAVMLVGETQDKNKTQEVVNDAMNHPLLDVDYRGASGGLVHITGGPDLTLKEAEGIASNITERLEAAANVIWGARIQDEYKGKVRVMAIMTGVQSAQVLGPSTQKQADKSRQSIQSRESQQQHSGSEFDSSERAQTAQSGTWSDGGRDEVEKNNGLDVIR
- a CDS encoding ribbon-helix-helix domain-containing protein, with the protein product MERVTLRIPKQQIEEVERMVETGEFPNRSEAIRSAVRDMLNEQVTDKRQRESTSKRGWAKV
- a CDS encoding double zinc ribbon domain-containing protein, translating into MSKITFRADDALVERLDRLDTSKSEVMREALRQYLDELERDDGADDTAGLDGALSARVEELVDERLDERLPALVEEAAAARESERPTPSDLNVNINVDGSNGESRVNAGVDTESTPSTVRKTRDELESGDADDPDMTCGQCGESVGPDHVYCPNCGEKTSHRVFCECGDELRSDWAFCPDCGRRTPAADVLEQA
- a CDS encoding aldo/keto reductase, with the protein product MDSRPLGTTGFDVSEIALGTWQLGGSWGSVTNDEAYDAIEAALDAGIDFLDTADVYGDGDSERRIGDVLADRDDDVTVATKAGRRLDPHEADGYNRENLERFVYRSRDNLGVDSLDLVQLHCPPREVYYQPEVFDALSELRDAGKIDHYGVSVEKVEEGLKAIEYDGVETVQIIFNPLRQRPAELFFREAARRNVGVIVRVPLASGLLTGALSADAEFAENDHRNFNRHGEAFDVGETFAGIPFEDGLEAADSIQEVVPEGVSLAQFTLRWILSFDAVSTVIPGSKTPEHIRDNVAAASLPPLSADQFERVEEVYNAYAREHVHHRW
- a CDS encoding HAD family hydrolase; this encodes MAVTFDLFGTLVDAEYPSDPGSAVADALREYGVAVPDDWDDAYREVHIDAPEGAEVPLPAHVAAALRSRGVDSPDNAARRAVITAFDPEVTTRPGAVDAVAAAREAGAVGLLSNCSVPELVARTLIRSDLDRRGFDDITTSVACGWRKPHRQAFEAAARGLGVDAAELLHVGDDPDADGGIEAVGGRFVNLRETTLESVAARLRAGEDPCP
- the cbiB gene encoding adenosylcobinamide-phosphate synthase CbiB, whose translation is MPVTAAAAVVAAAALDRGFAEPPARVHPVALLGRLVSPVDREWSRPTLVGAVAAVALPALAAGVTAAVTWAATLVSPWLGAAVAALALFSTTSLRMLLDAAAAVVSATADESDLDTARYELRALAGRDPSSLSAADIRSAAVESAAENLADGLVAPLLAFMLFAAVSLPLAVGAAAWVKGVNTLDSMLGYRHKPVGRVPARLDDAVMWLPARVSAVLLAVVAGAPATVARVGELARRPSSPNSGWPMATLAVLLETRLEKPGHYLLDGGPEAPDAATAARGVRLVSRAGLAAFAVAGVVAWF
- the cobS gene encoding adenosylcobinamide-GDP ribazoletransferase translates to MVLTALRGALGFLTRLPVGGDESNWDAFRRAPVAFPLVGYVVGALAALPLLLPLPIPTAAALYLVTLYLVTGVTHADGLADLGDAAVVHGDADRRLSVLKDSQTGVGGLLAFGLTLVVLALGAFGLAGAGGRVGLTAAVAIALAAEVGAKAGMATLVCLGAPAHEGLGSALVGENSSAGLLAVAVACLPVVALAPVTGGPAVVAALCCGPVVALLVRSWGRARLGGVSGDLLGATNELARAAAVHAGVVTWTLS
- a CDS encoding GTP--adenosylcobinamide-phosphate guanylyltransferase — protein: MCGGRGTRLDAPVEKPLVDICGRPMLDRVAAALRDSSVETVRAVTSPHTPNTRDRAADLGLDPIEAPGDGYVSDLGFALARVSRPVVTVVSDLPLVAPEHVDAVVSAADGGAATACVPVELKRDLGASVDDALVFDHEGTAVCPTGLGVVGPAAADATIDTDADTDTHSTMYLSTDTRLALNVNRPTDIELAEDRCE